Genomic DNA from Hordeum vulgare subsp. vulgare chromosome 2H, MorexV3_pseudomolecules_assembly, whole genome shotgun sequence:
GCCTTTCTTTGGCGACGCATAAGCCATTTGATTGAAAAGGTGGATTGACTATAAGTTTTATTTTTTTCATACCCGAGACGGGTTGATAGAACCCTATTGCACCTTCCATGACAAATGCTATGAACCATGAGAACTGGGAAGCCCCACCCGGAATCACATGAGCAGAAGGAAACTAGGCGAACTGATTAAACAATTGACGGGCTTCCTGACATAGTATCGGGCTTCCCGTCAATGAGCCATCCCCGGTATATTGTACCATGAAGATCTCTCAGATATATAGTTGAAGGATCAATTTTGTTTCTAGCAAAAGAAGAAGGGTTAGGTTTTCTAGAAATCCATGAAATTTTATTCGTACGTATAACCATTATATGTACATTTTTTAGATGTAACATTCATAAAGATGCAAAGTAACTCATATGACTAATAATTATAATAATATATTTTGGAGACTTCTGCTCCATGGTATTGATCTCTGCAAGACAAAATGCCTCCAAGACTTGAGTAAAGAGATTGTAATTAGACCGAGGCATCGATACGTCCTCTTGTTCACCCACACGAACATGATTACCAATAAAGGTTTCTAAAAGCCCCTTGAGTGGCAATCCAAAAAGATGGAAAGTCTTGAGCGATGAACGTACTTGAGTCAGGGATGACCCCCCTAGAGTGCAAGCCCTCGAATGACTATATCTTCACCATAATGTTAAAGAAAAGTTCTAATTCCATAAAGAATCAAACCAACAAAAGCAACAAGACACAATAATATAAACTCATCAGATCTGAACAAACCTCCTGGGCACCATCACAAAAGGAACCAGAGTAACTTCATTTGCAAAAAAAACACCATGTCAACCACGAGAAACTAACGGAAGTCATGAAATTTCTAAAGATGTGAGGTCCCTTTACCTCTTAGCGCCAAGATGGTAGCTGGAGGCGAGGGGCCAAAAGTATCTCCAGCAACGACATCTGTTCTCCACACGAACCCTATGCGATCAAGCGAGCAACCCCGGTAGAGggattagttttatttttagggaaaatacataaaaaaggtagaagaaataaaaatctccTCGCCATATGGCCCATGGACAAATTGAGACATGAGAGAGTCTAAGCCTATTAGCCTTTTCTTTGGGAATAAGGCATATTAGGACTTTTTGAGGAGTACAGCCCATCAGAATTTTAGGTGACTAGGCCTATCATTCTTTTGTGGGAGCACTAGCAACCGCCCGGCCCAATCTGCTACCTCCCGGTCGCCTATAAAATCATAAACCCTAACGTCTTCGTGCtcccccctccgccgccgccacccacgaCCAACACCGGAGCCGGAGGAAGAGAGGAAGGGAGAAGCCAACAGGTAACGATGGTGTCCGGCTCCGGTGTGTCCGCGCGTCGCGTGGTGGTGGATGCGCGCCACCACATGCTGGGACGCCTTGCGTCGATCGTGGCCAAGGAGCTGCTCAACGGGCAGCGCGTGGTGGTGGTTCGGTGCGAGGAGATGTGCATCTCCGGCGGGCTGGTCCGTCAGAAGATGAAGTACCTCCGCTTCCTCCGCAAGCGGATGAACACCAAGCCGTCGCACGGTCCCATCCACTTCCGCGCCCCCTCGAAAATTTTCTGGCGCACCGTGCGCGGCATGATCCCGCACAAGACGCCCCGCGGCGAGGCTGCGCTCGCCAGGCTGAAGGCGTTCGAGGGCGTCCCGCCGCCTTATGATCGCACCAAGCGTATGGTCATCCCCGACGCGCTCAAGTACGCGCCTTATCTTTCTCGCTTGCTCCTCTAATGGCGAATTTAATTAGTTATGTGGTGATGATCTTTGTGTGACTTATTGTTGGATAGGGTTCTGAGGCTGCAGCCGGGTCATAAGTACTGCCTTCTCGGCGAGCTTTCCAAGGAGGTCGGGTGGAACTACCATGAAACTATCAAGGTACATTTTGTTACATCGATCACTCTGGTTGTCACCTCTGAACAAAATGATGATGATATTATGCATACATATGATGCTTTGATTCACAATGTTAGCTGTGGATGCCCTGTTGGTGTAGTTTGTAGGTATCAGCCCGATTTTTATAGGGAATTTGAGTTAACAGCTTCTCCCTGTGTGGCTAAGTCAAAATTAACTGTTGTTGAGCTGAAACACAGGTTAGGTTATTGGTGGCCACGAAATAAGATTTTTGATAGTGATAGGGTGAAATGATATTGTGTACGCCTATTTTACTGATTTTGACGAAAGGCAGTGTCCACGTTTCCTTTTGTGCTTAGCCTAGTAGATTCCATTAGCTGCCTTGTCAAGTGCATTGATAACTTTTGTTGTGCCATTTGAATTTGTTATTCTTTTATATTGCATTTGTGCAAATTTAGCATGACTGGGATGATGCAGAAACTCAGGACTGATGTCCATTGATTTTTCACAAAGATGATGCTCACAACCAGCTACTTCTGACTAGTCATGCTATTGTTTTTGACAGCACAAGCTATTTTAATTCGTCTTGTCCCCTTGTGTCCGATGTTAGACATGTTCTTTTTAGTCTGATTCCAATTGTTTTTTCTGATTAATCATGGCATTGGTCGCAACATATCCATGGAAAGATTCTCATGTTGTAACATTTGGCTGTGGCTATCATCATGTTCTTTTGTTGGTTTCTCTTGTGTCTAAATGATATGCCTATGATGTGATTTTAATATTTGCTACTCTTGATGGGTGCTCCCCAGTTGATGACCATAACCACCAAGATCTCTGAGGCTTCTCTAACAACCATGGATTCTCATTGTTATATAAAATTTGTTTGTTAGTTCGTTTCAATTATTTGAACTCAGAAATCAAATTATAAAACTCGGATTGGGACTTCCATTCCTGTTTCCCATTTAACATTTGGTTGTGCTGTTTAAGCCtattcttttgtttgattgcttcaGTTATAAGTCTATGATGTGATATTAATATTTGCTACTCTTGATGGGTGCTCCCCAGTTGATGATCATAACCACCAAGATCTATGAGGCCTCTTATGACAGACACGTCTTGTTTTcttattgttgttattttttttttACATTGTAAATGGGCAAATTTAGCATGATTGGTATGATGCAGAAACTCAGGACCGATGTCCATTGATTTTTCACAAAGATGATTCTTACAACCAGCTACTTCTGACTAATCATTGCTATTTTTTGATTAATCATCTGTTACCTTGTGTCCGATGATAAGGCATGTTTTTCTTTTAGCCTGGTTCTGATTAATTTTTTGATCATGATTTCTGATTAATCATGGCATTTGTCACAACACATTCAATGGAAACATTCTCAAACATTTGGCTGTGGTATCATCGTGTTCTTTTGTTGGTTTCTCTTGTGTTCTAATGATATGCCTAGGATGTGATTTTAATATTTGCTACTCTTGATGGGTGCTCCCGAGTTGACGACCATAACCACCAAGATCTCTTAGGCCTCTTTAACAACcatggttttcttttgttttttttttgaaaattcaggGATTCTTATTGTTATTTAAAATTTGTTGGCTAATTCATTTCAATTGTTTGAACTCAAATATTAAATCATAGAACTTGGATTGGGACTTTGATACCTATTTCTCATTTAACATTTTGCTGTGGCTTTTAGCCTGTTCTTTTGTTTGACTATCCTGTGCTTCAGTTAtaagcctgtgatgtgaaattaaTATTTGCTACTCTTGATGGGTGTTCCCAGTTGAGGCCTTCTTAACATTCAGGGATTGTTTTCGCTAGTTTGTCTCAATTATGTTAGTTCAGATCAGATAGCAAATCTTAAAACTGGGATTGGTTCTTAATACCTGTTTCTCATTTAACATTTGGTTGTGGCGTTTAGCCTGTTCTTTTGTTTGATTCTCTTGTGCTCGAGTTATAAGCCTATGATGTGAGATTAATATTTGCTACTCTTGATGGGTGCACCCCAGTTGATGATCATAACCACCAAGATCTCTGAGGCCTCTTATGGCAGGGATgacttttttttaaaattttgcgCATGTCGGTTAATGGCCATGACGAAGGTCTCCAATGTGATGTTAGCTTCTTGATTGGTGGCTGTTTTTAATGCTTGATTTGAGCATGCCTTGAAAACGTATGTAGACCTGCAACTATATGTAACTCACCTCTTTTTTGAACTGGCAGGAactggaggagaagaggaaggagaaggccaaggtctCTTACGACAGGAGGAAGCAACTGGCCAAGCTGCGCGTCAAGGCTgagaaggctgcagaggagaagcTGGGTTCTCAGTTGGACATCCTGGCACCAATCAAGTACTAGCCTGCTGAGCAATCATGCATCGTCTATTTTGCTGGATAATGGTCGTTATTGTTTACGTTAGTAGCCTGAGAGTGTCGATGAGGTTTCAAACCTATGAGTATCTATACAATTCCAATCTTTGTAGCAAATGGATTGTTTGGTATTGTTGTTTCCCCCCCATGAGGTTTCAAGATGTTGCTGTTTCCTCCCATAACTTCTTTTGCATCCAGCTCTTAGACAAGTCAAGCGAGCATAGCACATTGATATGCTGAGTTATTTGCACTTCTCCTAACTTGAATCGAAAAGGAGGCAAAACTGAGAACCGGGAGCACCAGGTTTggacagcagtgacctggcgccaCATGTCATCTGGCAACacattagagcatggttaatagtatggtCAAGTGTTGGCTATAAGGGGGGTGTTTGTTttcagggactttttggtgtagggacaaaaaaaagtcccttttagtcccatgtgaaataAACATGAGGGATTTTTAGGGACTAAAAAGGTATTtgagactaaaggaagaagtctctATGAAAGAGTCTTTTTGGGATTTTTTGACCAttttttccaacagtgcccctatttttagcatgtcatttaataactactactacattactaGGGTTAACATGGTCTTTATGCATGTCATTTTATGACCTCTAGTTCATGAAAACAAACGGTTAGGGACTATGGACTTTTTAGTTAAGACTATAAAAAAGTCCCgggacaaacagggcctaagtcatCTTATGGTCTattttatagctagcttgtacaatagttagctataaaagagtattacttttatcatatatgatacacatttcattctcacaaagcacataGGAGCACGTGTTAGAGTTAGTTCTTCACGAAGAGTCCGttttccttctctctcctcttctttctcatccaactcagtaaaaatatagtattttaatccttacagcccgtTGATTATACCTTAGAGCAAGTataatagtatagccagctgctggctataagccattgccatgtcatctatagcccatcttatagccaacatgtacaatagttcattaCAAAAGTGTACTATttctttattatatggtccacctttcatactcATAAAATGCCTAGGAGGACGTACTAGAGCTGACTCTTAGCTAAGagtccgcttaccttctctctcctcttcttttttctctaactaaacaaaaaaacattagtttattccttatagccagctgactcagctttattgtacttgctcttatggTGTGTTTGGTAGTTGTTTGATAGGCTGCATGAGACTGTGTTTGGTAGCCTGTATCTGAGCTAggctgcatgaacatttttttatgcAAGACAACATTGAAACAACATTTTGACATTTCACTAAGGTGCGTGCTACAAATCAATCGGCTGATCCGTGCATGGGATCAGCCGACTTGATTACCGTTGGATCCATCCGTTGGATCGCCCCTTGACTGTAAGCAGCTATCGCTTTCCTGCTGCGTATTTATGCCTCACACCAGCTGTCGCTTTCCTTCCACCAATACCTTCCTCTGCATTCTATGCAACGCTGTCATCTAGTACTAGTTTGCTGCCTAGCTTAGCTCCTCAATCACCAGCACAACTATAATCACTAGTACTACTCTCTTTCTCTCTATTTTTATCTCGTCACTTTTTCTAGCACACAAGTTCATGACCACTTCTAGTGAGAGCTTGGTTGTATTGAGTAAAAGGAACCCTTCCCGTTAACCATCTGGATGTGAAACGTTCGCCGCGTCGTCGGTCATGTGTCGTCTATGACATGACCATTGTTACAAGATGTGTAAACGCAACATAAACTACGTTACAAACCACATAGAAAAAATAATTGTTTATGGGATTGCAACAAGGCTCGTCTTGCAAAGTGTTATGCGCAACACAAGACTTGTTGCAAAGGCTCAATGATCAGATCAACacaggaaaaaaaatgaaaaaatgttcCAAGGGTTGCTACAAGGCTCATGTTGCAAAGCGCTGAGCACAACATAAGTCTCATTGCAAAGTCTCAACGAGCATATCAGATGGTTGTTGTgcagaaaaaaagaaacaaaaagttCGGTGGTTGCAACAAGGCCAATTCTGAACAGCGCTAAGTGCAACACAAGGCTTGTTGCAAAGACTTGGTGAGCATATAATGCAGTTGTTGCACGATTTTTTATTCCGGAGGATTGCAACAAGGCTCGTGTTACAAAGTGTTGAGCGCAACACGAAGCTTGTTGTAGAGGCTCTGGCGCTCACACGAAGGGTTTAGGCGGGTGTCTGCGGCTCCATCGAACGACAGCCTGAGCGATCGATCTTATAGGATTATCATCCGGCCGACGCATTGCGCGCCCTGAGCGAAGCTATGCGTCGGGCATATACTTGGAACACTCTGATCTCCTCGGTAGTCGTTGGATGGTGTGCAAGACAACCATCCGATCTCTCCCTAGATCAACCGTCCCATTTCGCATTAGTGGTGTGGACCAACTCATTGTCTAGATGGTTTATCTTGTGATTGGGGCTTTGCAACACGAGCTTTGTTTCGCTTCGCTGAACCGTTTTCTAAATGTTGCTATTGAAACGTGGTTTATTTTTTGATCTTGCCACCCAATCCTTTGCAACATGATCTATATTGCGACTACAACATCTTTCATGTTGCAAGCCAAGACTGAACATCCACACACGTGTCGCACGCCCGTATGGCTGCTTCGATGATGTTGTGACGACATGCTTCAATGACGGTAACGGGTGCTTCGGCAACCCTTACGGCGGCATGCTTCAAACGATCATGATGACGTTGCGAAGACGTGCTTTGACGACCGCGACAATGTTGCGGCAGAGGCTCGTGTGCTTGGTCGATGATGCGAAAGCGTGCTTCCCGACCATGGAATGCTGCGATGATGGCACGACTGCTTCAACGATGCTATAACAACGGTCTGGCTGGTCCGATGTTGCTGCGATGTCATGCTTCAACGGCAGTGGGGGCGACGAAGACGTTAAGAGCATATGTCCGACCGTGGCCATTTTTTTCTTGTCTTTCCTGTTCGGTCACTGATGGGACGCGTCCGCGAGCATATGAGGGGTGGTTTGAGacgtccggttgtagatgctcaagGCTACTCAAAGCATGCGTCGCTATTGTTTTGCATGTAGTGGCGATGCCCAACTCACTAGGGAAAAGCAATGGTCACTGCCAACTCACACTAGGCTTGGTGAGAATGATTAATGCATGCAGCATGCATAGCCATGCAGTCAACTCAGtaaaatgtttttaaaaaagCTCTGTAATAAAGAGACAAAGGCTCACATGAAGGAAACATGAGAGAgggagtagtaacagcagcagcggcGGTGTAGGAACGAGCTACATAACGCATGCAcggtaaaacaacaacaacatcggtcCTACTGCGTGTCAATTAAGAAATAAGCATAGAGCCGTCGAATCAGCCAGACACACAGGCACGTGGCAGCTGAGGGAGGCGGCTTAGGCCAGGCTGAAATCAATCAGTTGATTAGAAACGTTTTCCTTTCACTAAACACTTCCAGCAATAAAATATTACTaagaaaaaacaacaattaacatAGGAAAACACTTTGGATCAATTGACTGattttacccaaaaatcagcaggGTCGCTGGCTCCTCATGTGTCCCCTTGAGCCACCTCTTTTCTTTCCACCTTATCCCTTccagcgctctctccttcactcattctcctcctcattttctttttttccttccaTAGCAATAGTGCTAGGATGTAGCACGACGAGGGGCAGACGGTGTTGGGATGGAGCAACACCAATGCACGGGGGTGGCATTGCCGTGAAGCTCCGTCCCACGGTGCCGGCGAGATGTTGAGATGAAGCCCCTGGTGCTGGTGTCACGTTGCAATGAAGCATTGCCGGAGCTGCGATCGGTCGCCGGTGCTGCGTTAGCACCCCGCGTCAGTGCGGCGCTGCAATGAAGCTTCACCGGCGGCTACAATGGAGCTTCACCGGCGGCGCCAAGATCTGCGATGCAGCGCCCGAGCTGCAATGAAGCTCCACTCGCGCTGCAATGAAGCTTCATCATGACGAGCAATCGTTGCTCGCGTTGACCAGATCCAACGTGTGTGTAGAACACATCTAATGGCTGGGGAACCGAATGATTTCCTGAAAAACCAGTCGGTTGATCCGTAGCAGCCGCCATTAACATAACACATAATGACCATAATTTTTAGTGGTGCACAAATAGATTCATATTACATAATAACCATGAATTATAGTGGTGTGTGAGTAGATTCATATTACATAAGACATAATAACCATCACTAGTCTCATTCGAAATACAAAAGAGATAGTTGCATGAGTAGGCATTACAAAAGGGATAGTTTCAACCCCAACAGATGAGGTTCGGTGTAAGCAGAAGGAGTTGGCTCTACTCATTGAAAATTTGCTTGAACAAGATGAAGTTTATTGGGCTCAAAGGGGCAGAGTGAGCTGGCTGCGGCAGGGAGACCGTAACACTGCATTTTTTGATCATTTTGCATCGGCGAGGAGGAGAAAAAACTTATCAAAACTATGAAGGAAGAGAATGGAGGTTGGATAGAGGGTAATGAGGAGCTAAAACCTCACATCGAAACTACTTTAGCTCGCTTTTTGCCTCTGACACATGTGATATAGATCAAGAGCTTCTAAATTGTGTAAAACCATCAGTTACAAATCATATGAACAATTTTCTGCTTGGGGAGTACACGAGGGAGGAGGTCCGTAAGGCCTTATTTCAGATTGGGGACACGAAGGCACCAGGCCCGGATGGCGATTTTGGCATTGGTGAAGAGTTGACTGATGAGATTCTCAATGCTATCAATAACAGGAAGATACCTAAAGGATGGAATTCAACCAACATTGTCCTTATACCAAAGGTGGGGAGTTGTGAGGTAATTACACAATATAGGCCTATTAGTCTATGTAACGTTGTTTACAAGATTATTTCCAAGATGATCGCCAACAGGTTGAAGAAAATTTTGCCTGATGTGATATCTCCAACCCAAAGTGCTTTTGTTCCCGGGAGATTGATCACATACAACGTACTAGTGGCTTATACGTGCTTTCATGCTATTAAGAAGAAAACACATGGGTCCAATGGATACTGTGCGGTAAAGTTGGATGTGAACAAAGCCTATGACCgtgttgaatggggctttcttgaAGCAATAATGTTAAAAATGGGATTTCATGAACAATGGGTACAACTTATTATGGAATGTGTCTCTTCTGTTAGCTATCAGGTGCGGTTTAATAATACTGAGACTAATGACTTCGTGCCTACAAGGGGCTTGCGGTAGGGGGACCCATTGTCTCCATatctgtttcttttttgtttagaAGGCCTATCAAGTATGTTTTCTCATGAGGAGGAAGTTGGGAATTTGGAGGCTATTAAAGTGTGTATGATTGCTCCTTCAATCTCATACTTGTTATTTGCAGATGACTCATTGATTCTAATGAAGGCGGACAAAGATAACGCGGATACACTAAAGAGGGTTTTGGACACATACTGCAAGAGCTCAGGACAACTGGTTAGTAATGCAAAACCGAGTATTTTCTTCAGTCCAAATACTAATGTGGAGATGAGAGAAAATGTGTGTAGAGATTTAAATATTATAACAGAGGCTCTCTTAGACACATATTTGGTTCTTCCAACTATGGTTGGGGTGGATAGGACCGATTGTTTCCAACACCTCATTGATAGAGTTTGCCAAAGGTTAAAAGGCTAGAAGGAAAAAACCCTCTCAATGCAAGGTAAGGGGGTACTGGTTAAATCAGTAGCACAAGCAATTCCATCTTATGCTATGTGAGTGTTCAAGTTGCCCAAAGGAATTTGCAAATCAATAAATGATGATATTTGTGGCTTTTGGTGGGGAGATAATGATGATAAGAGGAAGATGCATTGGTTTGTCTAGTGGAAATTGTGCATATCAAAGAAGAATGGGGGATTGGGTTTTAGGGACCTTCACAATTTCAATCTTGCTATGTTAGCAAAGTAGTGTTGGCGACTAATCCAGAACCCGCACTCTTTATGTGCTCAAGTGCTTCGTGCTAAATACTATCGAGATAGTAGTATTCTCAATGCAGGCCCAAAGAAGGGATCATCATTTACATGGCAGAGTATAGTTGCACGCGTTCAAACTTTGAAAAGGGGTTGTATTCGGAGAGTTGGTACTTGTTCTAAAATCAATATATGGAGTGATCTCTGGATACCCACGGGTGCATCTTGTAAGATCATCACTCCTAGAGGAGGTACCATGCTCTCTAAGGTGGAAGAGTTAATTGATCCTGACTCGGGACAATGGGACAACGAGCTTATTCATGACATCTTTTCACCGGTCGATGTGAATAGGA
This window encodes:
- the LOC123426360 gene encoding 60S ribosomal protein L13a-4-like — encoded protein: MVSGSGVSARRVVVDARHHMLGRLASIVAKELLNGQRVVVVRCEEMCISGGLVRQKMKYLRFLRKRMNTKPSHGPIHFRAPSKIFWRTVRGMIPHKTPRGEAALARLKAFEGVPPPYDRTKRMVIPDALKVLRLQPGHKYCLLGELSKEVGWNYHETIKELEEKRKEKAKVSYDRRKQLAKLRVKAEKAAEEKLGSQLDILAPIKY